One Alteromonas sp. KC3 DNA segment encodes these proteins:
- a CDS encoding TrkH family potassium uptake protein, which yields MNKWSPAYKPLERKPQGAAKVHAAPPLILSLSFLAVIVIGTLLLKLPVMTVEPITWVESLFTATSAVTVTGLVLVDTGTAFTMAGQTVIAILIQLGGLGLMTFAVVTLIALGNKMSFLQQSAVKEAFNQTDMSTLVSTAKAVLAFAFMVEVMGFMILSAFWWPQMPASDAMFNAFFYTISAFNNAGFALSSDSLSAYVGSPVINITITALFIVGGLGFSVWLELLKKRKWQPISVYAKTMILGTLALNVLAFISILMIEIDNPATLGKLDTVSAVWASWFQAVTPRTAGFNTIDIASLEDATTAIMLLLMFIGGGSMSTASGIKLMTFVVLLLAAYNYISRGAAPTLYGKAISTETVSKALALTLISIGITWIAIFLLLITEDAPFLDIVFEAVSALGTVGLSRGLTGGLSDSGEFIIILLMYIGRLGPLTLAYFIASPRMSRIKHPDAKLAIG from the coding sequence ATGAACAAATGGAGTCCGGCATACAAGCCGTTAGAACGCAAACCTCAAGGGGCCGCAAAAGTACATGCTGCACCGCCACTGATTTTAAGCCTGAGTTTTCTTGCCGTGATTGTTATAGGCACGCTACTGCTTAAACTTCCTGTAATGACGGTTGAACCTATTACGTGGGTTGAAAGTTTGTTCACGGCAACGTCTGCGGTTACTGTGACGGGACTGGTTTTGGTCGATACGGGGACGGCGTTTACCATGGCGGGGCAAACCGTTATCGCCATACTTATTCAATTGGGTGGCCTTGGCCTTATGACATTTGCTGTAGTCACGCTTATTGCACTGGGCAATAAAATGAGCTTTCTACAGCAGTCGGCCGTGAAAGAAGCATTTAACCAAACCGATATGTCTACATTGGTGTCTACCGCGAAAGCCGTATTGGCCTTTGCATTTATGGTTGAGGTGATGGGATTTATGATCTTAAGCGCATTTTGGTGGCCCCAAATGCCCGCCTCAGACGCTATGTTTAACGCGTTTTTTTACACGATATCGGCGTTTAATAATGCTGGTTTTGCCTTAAGCAGTGACAGTTTGTCTGCCTATGTCGGCAGCCCCGTAATCAATATCACAATAACGGCGTTGTTTATTGTTGGCGGACTTGGTTTTTCTGTGTGGTTAGAACTGCTTAAAAAAAGAAAGTGGCAGCCTATTTCTGTTTATGCCAAAACCATGATCTTAGGCACATTGGCGCTTAATGTACTGGCGTTTATCTCAATATTGATGATCGAAATAGATAACCCAGCCACCTTGGGTAAATTAGACACAGTATCGGCAGTATGGGCATCATGGTTTCAGGCTGTTACACCTCGTACCGCGGGGTTTAATACCATTGATATAGCGTCGCTTGAAGATGCCACAACGGCTATTATGTTACTGCTTATGTTCATTGGTGGCGGTTCAATGAGTACCGCAAGCGGCATTAAACTGATGACGTTTGTGGTGCTGCTACTTGCTGCTTATAACTACATTAGCCGTGGTGCTGCACCTACACTTTACGGTAAGGCAATAAGTACTGAAACAGTAAGCAAGGCGCTGGCGTTAACCCTTATTTCGATTGGCATCACCTGGATAGCTATTTTCTTACTTCTGATTACTGAAGATGCCCCATTTTTGGACATTGTGTTTGAAGCGGTTTCTGCATTAGGCACGGTAGGGCTATCGAGAGGATTAACGGGAGGTCTGTCAGACAGCGGGGAATTTATCATTATTCTCTTAATGTACATTGGTCGACTCGGCCCGTTAACACTCGCGTACTTTATCGCCAGCCCTCGCATGAGCAGAATTAAACACCCAGACGCAAAACTGGCAATAGGCTAA
- a CDS encoding DUF3820 family protein — MDPTLIKDAINQVMPFGKYAGRRLFHLPEPYLVWFHKQGFPQNKLGEQLALMYEIKLNGLESVVEPLLNDD, encoded by the coding sequence ATGGATCCGACACTAATAAAAGATGCCATTAACCAAGTGATGCCATTTGGCAAATACGCTGGTAGGCGATTATTTCATTTGCCTGAACCGTATCTTGTGTGGTTTCACAAACAAGGGTTCCCCCAAAACAAACTGGGGGAACAACTTGCATTGATGTACGAAATAAAACTTAACGGGCTAGAGTCTGTTGTCGAACCTTTATTAAACGACGATTAG
- a CDS encoding ABCB family ABC transporter ATP-binding protein/permease, whose protein sequence is MRRNRFPTNVDEPVKWHVLSQLWPYLLEFKRRVALALLCLIAAKLASIGLPYVLKYTVDSLNGDLTTLALAVPISLIIAYGALRLINVLLGEVRDTLFGRVTERAMRRLGLKVFKHLHNLDLGFHLNRRTGGLSRDIERGTNGISFLMRFMVFNIVPTLLEIALVVGLLLVQFGVSFAMIIICSVVAYIGFSMKATDWRTRFVTQMNEADSTTNSRAVDSLLNFETVKYFNNEAFEANRYDTDLAAWEKARRKNRLSLFALNGGQASIIAIAMTSMMANAAFGVINGEMTIGDFVLINAFTMQIFMPLNFLGFVYREIRGSLANIDKLFDLLSQAPAIKDADNASTLVTTNPVITFDNVAFAYNEKREILKGISFEVPAGAKVAVVGESGAGKSTLMKLLFRFYEPSSGSINIDGTDIRHLTQQSLRSHIGIVPQDTVLFNTTLLENIRYGNPDASIEDVENVIKLAHLEDFIAKLPDKLETTVGERGLKLSGGEKQRVAIARALLKGAPIMIFDEATSSLDSTSERAILSALRDAAKGHTSLVIAHRLSTIVDADKILVLKNGHIVEAGTHSALLAANAEYATLWHAQQREKHADNEQ, encoded by the coding sequence ATGAGAAGAAACCGATTTCCCACCAATGTCGATGAACCCGTTAAATGGCACGTTCTTTCGCAACTTTGGCCTTATTTGCTTGAATTCAAGCGCCGTGTAGCGCTGGCACTTTTGTGTTTGATAGCCGCTAAACTGGCGAGTATTGGTCTACCTTACGTGCTTAAATACACGGTCGACAGTTTAAACGGCGACTTAACCACATTAGCCCTAGCGGTGCCTATTAGCCTTATCATTGCTTATGGCGCTTTGCGGCTTATAAACGTTTTACTTGGCGAAGTGCGCGACACGCTATTTGGCCGCGTAACAGAGCGAGCCATGCGAAGACTTGGGCTAAAAGTGTTCAAACATTTGCATAACCTCGACTTAGGGTTTCATTTAAACCGCAGAACAGGCGGCTTGTCGCGAGACATTGAACGCGGCACCAACGGCATTAGCTTTTTAATGCGCTTTATGGTGTTTAACATAGTGCCTACCCTGCTAGAAATTGCGCTTGTTGTGGGCCTGCTTTTGGTACAGTTTGGCGTATCTTTCGCCATGATAATCATATGCAGCGTGGTGGCCTATATTGGCTTTTCCATGAAAGCCACCGACTGGCGCACACGCTTTGTTACTCAAATGAATGAGGCCGACTCTACCACCAACTCGCGAGCCGTAGACAGCTTACTTAACTTCGAAACGGTAAAATACTTTAACAACGAGGCGTTCGAGGCCAATCGCTACGATACCGACCTTGCAGCATGGGAAAAAGCGCGCCGTAAAAACCGACTGTCCCTTTTTGCATTAAACGGTGGGCAGGCCAGCATTATTGCTATTGCAATGACTTCAATGATGGCTAATGCCGCGTTTGGGGTAATTAACGGCGAAATGACTATAGGTGATTTTGTTCTGATAAACGCCTTTACCATGCAAATATTTATGCCGCTTAACTTTTTGGGCTTTGTGTATCGCGAAATTCGCGGCAGCCTTGCTAACATCGATAAGCTATTCGACTTACTCTCTCAGGCGCCAGCCATTAAAGATGCCGATAATGCGTCTACGTTAGTTACGACCAACCCCGTCATCACCTTTGATAACGTGGCGTTTGCGTATAACGAAAAGCGCGAAATTTTAAAGGGCATCAGTTTTGAAGTACCCGCAGGTGCTAAGGTAGCCGTGGTGGGTGAAAGCGGTGCAGGAAAATCAACGCTAATGAAACTACTGTTTCGCTTTTATGAGCCAAGCAGCGGTAGCATTAACATTGATGGGACAGACATTCGCCATCTTACTCAGCAAAGTTTACGCAGTCACATAGGTATTGTCCCGCAAGATACCGTGCTATTTAACACCACGCTGCTTGAAAATATTCGCTACGGTAATCCAGATGCTTCTATTGAAGACGTTGAAAATGTCATTAAGCTGGCGCATCTGGAAGATTTTATTGCCAAGCTTCCCGATAAGCTTGAAACCACAGTGGGCGAGCGTGGCTTGAAACTGTCTGGTGGCGAAAAGCAGCGCGTTGCCATAGCAAGAGCACTACTTAAAGGCGCGCCTATTATGATTTTTGATGAGGCCACAAGTTCGTTAGACAGTACCTCAGAGCGTGCCATTCTTTCTGCCCTTCGCGATGCTGCTAAAGGGCACACTAGCTTGGTCATTGCCCACCGCTTATCAACTATTGTTGATGCTGACAAAATTTTGGTGCTTAAAAACGGTCATATTGTAGAAGCAGGCACGCACTCTGCGCTTTTGGCCGCCAATGCTGAGTACGCGACTTTGTGGCACGCACAGCAACGTGAAAAGCACGCAGACAACGAGCAATAA
- the moaA gene encoding GTP 3',8-cyclase MoaA, with protein sequence MLEDSFGRQFHYLRLSVTEACNFRCQYCLPDGYDGPSSDQFMSLAEIDTLLKAFAQLGTSKVRLTGGEPTLRRDFLDILRLTANTPGINRVAMTTHGGRMEKFAAQWKEAGLHQVNVSIDSLDPRQFAAITGQDKLKTVLRGLDAAIDCGLDVKVNSVLLNDFSDSRLNRFLAWLKDMPVTLRFIELMETGDLHKFFNKQHQSGTPLKDTLVEMGWQPLLRRKDAGPAQEFYHPDYAGKIGLIMPYSKDFCKTCNRLRVSAPGKLHLCLFSENGIDMRELLAGGDVNEVVQFLQNVLGQKHETHYLHEGKTGATKHLAMLGG encoded by the coding sequence TTGTTAGAAGATAGTTTCGGTAGACAGTTTCATTATTTACGTTTGTCAGTGACCGAAGCGTGTAACTTCCGTTGTCAGTATTGTTTGCCTGATGGATACGACGGCCCTTCTAGCGACCAGTTCATGTCGCTTGCTGAAATAGATACCTTGCTAAAAGCCTTTGCGCAATTGGGGACGTCTAAAGTACGGCTAACGGGCGGGGAGCCCACACTTCGCCGCGACTTTCTGGATATTCTACGTTTAACTGCTAATACGCCTGGGATAAACCGTGTGGCTATGACTACGCATGGTGGTCGCATGGAAAAGTTTGCTGCCCAGTGGAAAGAGGCAGGCCTTCATCAGGTTAATGTGAGCATTGATAGTTTAGATCCACGTCAGTTTGCTGCTATTACAGGGCAAGATAAGCTTAAAACCGTGTTGCGGGGTCTTGACGCAGCTATCGACTGCGGCTTGGATGTAAAAGTGAACTCGGTGCTGCTTAACGATTTTTCAGATAGCCGCTTAAACCGTTTTCTTGCATGGCTAAAAGATATGCCCGTGACCTTGCGTTTTATCGAGTTGATGGAAACTGGCGATCTTCATAAATTTTTCAATAAACAGCATCAAAGTGGCACACCATTAAAAGATACGCTGGTTGAGATGGGGTGGCAGCCGTTGCTACGTCGCAAAGACGCAGGCCCTGCCCAAGAATTTTATCACCCCGATTACGCGGGCAAAATTGGCCTGATAATGCCGTACAGCAAAGATTTTTGTAAAACCTGCAACCGACTACGCGTTTCTGCGCCAGGCAAATTGCATTTGTGCTTATTTAGTGAAAATGGCATTGATATGCGCGAGCTTTTGGCAGGTGGTGATGTAAATGAAGTAGTGCAGTTTCTTCAAAACGTGCTTGGCCAAAAGCACGAAACGCACTATTTACACGAAGGCAAAACCGGCGCAACTAAACACCTTGCCATGTTAGGTGGTTGA
- a CDS encoding GNAT family N-acetyltransferase — translation MHIMDSARLSYHYITEADAHFLWELDQDELVMKFINGGKKSSKEDIRDIFVPRFLAYSNPALGWGLWRVETLAEKESIGWILVRPFGFFTQTPESDNMELGWRFKRSTWGKGYATEAAMAVKDALFDIGVEKFSAIANPDNTASINIMKKLGMTFSHELEYKDKLFHETVVVYTN, via the coding sequence ATGCATATCATGGACAGTGCGCGTCTTTCCTACCACTACATCACAGAAGCTGATGCCCACTTCTTATGGGAACTCGATCAAGACGAACTAGTAATGAAGTTTATCAATGGCGGGAAAAAATCTTCTAAGGAAGATATTCGCGACATTTTTGTACCTCGCTTTCTTGCATACTCCAACCCCGCATTAGGGTGGGGGCTATGGCGTGTTGAAACGCTGGCTGAAAAAGAGAGTATTGGATGGATACTTGTTCGCCCCTTTGGCTTTTTTACTCAAACTCCCGAAAGCGATAACATGGAGTTAGGTTGGCGTTTTAAACGCAGCACGTGGGGTAAAGGCTATGCAACCGAAGCTGCTATGGCAGTAAAGGATGCTTTATTCGATATCGGCGTTGAGAAATTCTCAGCTATTGCTAATCCAGACAATACTGCATCTATCAATATCATGAAAAAGCTTGGTATGACCTTCAGCCACGAACTTGAATACAAAGATAAACTATTTCATGAAACTGTTGTGGTTTACACCAATTAG